The genomic DNA TGGCCATAATCGCTATAATTATCAGCATAAAAATCCAGACCTTCATGAATTTCTTGTACATAAGAGCTTCCACTATGACCCAGTAATACATTAAAGTGATAATACTAGACATTGGATCATTCCATATATGTTATAAGGATTAATATTAAGTACGGACTGTAACATTTGCAACAGACTCTGTCACTCTGGTGTGGTTTATAATACTCCTTATGTATCATGGGTGATAAACTGGCACAGCCTAAACTGAATAATAAACAATTACGTGGCCGTAAATATTCAGAGACATGTAGGTAAAGAAGTATTGGGGGTTTAATGGAAAGGAAAACAATGTGTGTTCGTCATAGAGTCTGCATAGCCTTGTGCACTGGTCGTAATCATAATACTGTGTGAGCAGTTGTGCAGATTTGGCTACATGATGATATTAAAGGTATAAGAACAATATCAAATAGACGAATACGTAGAAGCTGCAATAGGGATTTTGACCAACTATAAATAAAATTTCATATATTGCAAGAGCTAGAATCCATGTTAAGTCTGTCTCAAGCTAGTAGCTTGTAAGAAGTGACCAACTGAAGCTGTTGGCTCATTTCACCCCTGCAGCTCCCATGGCCATTTAATCAAACAGAACATCAACTTTCTCTGTGGAGTTAATCCAACAAAGAGATTGTGCTATTCCATTTTTAACTTCTCATTAAGTTCTAAAAATCGATCGAGGCAAGCGCGCATGCACTCCCTTATTAACTAGGGAGATCCTAAAATTGCAGTGCCTTGGACACACGAGTTTACAGAAGCATTTACCGCACTAACGAGCTAAAGTTACATAATTTTAGATCTCGGAGATCAATGCTAAAGAATTCAGACATGAAAGGCTTTCTTCCTCCTCTCAGTAATTAAGAACTGCTGAACTACGAACTTTAGATAGATTAATCTTTGATGGCTACACCAAACAGATATCATACTACAATCACTTATTTATGACTTTTCACTACTTTAATCAACCTAGAAATATTGTTCAAACTAGGGTGCCTGATGGGCCTTTAATATTTGCTCGGTGATTCCAATACACAAACTAAAATTTCTACATGAACAGATTAAGTCGATGTCCTGGTGCATATAAGAACCACTATAGTCTAGCAACTCTCACGGAAATCTGCTAACAGAGAAAATTATCCAAAAATGCCGGTAGGTCCGGAGCTTTAATTTCACTTGGACTTTGGATTTGCAGAAGACATAAACATAATCATATAAGCATAATCATATGATCTTATCCATGCATGGAATCATCTCTAGGTTAGTAGATCCTCCATCCTGTTTGTGCAATTCTCAGGCTTGACTGCAATTACTCTAAATTTGGTAAAGATTTTAGTTGGTGTTTTATCGTTTTGTTACATAATTTGGAAACCACATCTTTGATGTCATTGGACTAGCTTCTACAAAACTCTTTGTGAATCTCATCTGCCACTGCACTGATGGAGGGTGGATCCATCTGAGCCATACTTGCTTTTCCTAATAAATGTATAGCAATATTAGTGAAACTCAACCCAATTCGGGATTCATCAATAAGCTGGCTACAAAAAGCAATCTGTTGCTAGCGTACAGCTCATTACAAACTGACATATTTCCTCAAAATTGTAACAAGACTACATTACCATGATTAGGATGATATTATAAACAATCCAATCTAGTCCACATTTCCAATAAAACATAGTTGGTTAGAGGAAATTTATAATGGAGCAAATGTAATTAGTAAAACAATGCACATTTTTGATAATATGATACTGTTAGGTTATAAATGTAGCACAATTTAGTTGTTGTCACTGTCAAATTTAAACTGATAACAGGCACAACATGCAAATTTTGGGATTACTTGTGAAAGTAGTATGCATACATCCTTACTAATATCAGTATTGTGTGAAACAAACATACTGTCATCCCATACACATTTATATCATCTCCAGGCCTAGAAGAACTTTGTAATTCCTTGGCAGTTTAGCATAGCTCAATCTTTAAACATGTCTAAATCTCATCTCCCTCCCGTCTCGCCTGATGTCATTCTTCCAGCTGCAAACTCTGATGACCATGTTCGGCCTTCGTCTCATGTGCTCCCTCCATCTTTTACTAATTTGGTTGTTGGTTCACCTTCAGCTTCTGCTCCAGCTGACCCTCCGGATAGAGCTGCAGATTATGCTGTTAATTTGAGTGTTGGTCCAGCTTCTGCCTCTGCTCCCAATTCGAATGCTGATTCAGCTGAACCTCCGGCTAGAGTATGTGTACATATTTTTGCGTGTTTTTTCTTTTTGTGCATTTTTTAATTTCAAGTTGCGGACCCTCTCGTATGATTGATCACATATATGAATTAAACATAATCTGTTTGCTTTCTTCTCGTCAATTTATAAGTCGAAATGTAGAAACTGTTTCTAGTTGCAGAAGATTTACGCTAATTAGGATCACCGATCTGTTCTTAATTTGAGGTGTTACAAATATAGGAGGATTCGAATTGGCTAGGATAGGCACAACATGAAGAGGTTAACTGTGTTTGGTAATTAATTCCATAACTTAGCGTACTTGACTGCTTCAGAGATAGATTTAGGATTAAAATCTTTCAGAAATGGTTTACCATATGCTATTACACCCCCAATGAAACTATCAAGAATATAGTTGTCAAGCAGCGCACTACGATTTTGCTGCATTTCGAACCTAATGTTTTGGATATCATCAATATACATTTCAAATCCTAATCAAAATCAACCCCCTATATAATATATATGTGCAGGGGAGGAAACTGATTGTATTGTGCACCTACGCTGCATTGCTACTCGCGCTAGCGGCATCAGTACTATCCATTCAATTTCCATTTGAGAGGGGGATCCAAACAAACAATCGATCCCTCTGTCTTGCAGTTGTCTCTGTAGTGCTCTTCTTTGTATTCATGATCAAAAtgattttatcattttatcatcaCCAGAGAGCGGACCAGAGAGGTTTTTGTGCTCAACTTGTGGAAGCTTTTTTTGGGATGATGGTGGTCACGTGCAGTTTTGGTGTGGCTGCTCTCAACTACGTAACATACAGGTTCAACTACGGATTTGAAGTTAGTTACGGTTTTAGGGTGTGCCAATTAGCAATGGCACTGCTCTATACCGGGATTGCTATGCGGAACATGAAAGCGTAGCTTTCAACAACAACAGTCTGAAGTCTTCATTTGAGAAAGTAATACTCTACCATGTTTATCAAACCAAAGAAGTGTATGCTCTATCAATTCTTGTAGTTTTAGCCTTTTTTGCATGTTGGCCGCAAATAAAGTTACTCAACTAATAATATTTCGTCTCTAAGTTTGTGTTGAATTGTTATGCATATATATTTTGGTCATTCTGATTAGTTAGTTGCTATATTTTGCACAGAGCAAGATATGTATTCCTCTACGTCTTGGCAAAATCTAGTGTTGTTGCTTTAAATACCATGGAAATGAAATGGGCCAGAAGCTACTTATAAAATTATTAAGAAATCTTTGTATTTAATTAAACTTTTTTTTAACAAGAAAGGTAGCGAAATCAGACTTGGCTAAGAGGTGAGGAAACAGTTTAATTTATTGTTGCTATTAATAACATGTATGCCCTTAAAAATTCAACACAATTGTTCAAGTAAAAATATTTTTGGTACCACTTGTCAGAGCATTTACGTCTCATTCCCCGTCTATCCCCAATTCCCATAATttagaaaatttataaaatttaggttAAATATCATTTTATATCGGCTTCTCCATTTTAGGAAAAAATTTAGGGACAAATATTTGAGTCCCCATTTTCTGTTTTACGTTCCCCATTTTATGTTTTATACAAGTTTAAGTGTAGATttgaaataataaataataaaataatagttaGTGGTTAAAGTTGTGAAAAGAGGTGGAGAAAGAATTAATAAAAAAGAATATAAAGATGAGGATGGGGATTGTGATATaggaaattttataaaaataaatgaaaatgaGAAAAATTTGGAACTTATTATTTATAGTATATTTTTAGGAACCGGGATTCCAGTGTGAGTGCTGTTAGAGTACATATCACATCCACTCAATTGACCAAGCATGATATCATTTAAACGAGCGGTATGAATGAAAATTTAGTACCAGAAAAAGCACTAAACAAATACTCTCATGATAAACTCCACAGTTATAATTTCACTAAAATAGATAATTTATTTACAAAGAATATTGCCGGTCTAATATTAACGAGTACCAAGGATCTCATTACGCACCTCTCTAGCATCTAAATGATTAGAGGGATACGGCTGCCAGACTCCAACTCAGACTATAGAACTAATCAATGCCAAGTTTGAAGACCTCATGACAGAGAGATTAAGTTGTTACCATAGTTTAGAAATAAAGATTCCAGACCCAGACATGGTTCATGCCATTACAGAAAGCTCAAGTTAACTCCCACTTTGTATTGAAGATGCAGTTTGACCTCCTTTAAATTCTAACTTTAAGCATTTTAGTCACACACCATGGCCAAGCTGTAGGCTCTTTTGCTGTTCAGAAAGGCTTCCTTGTGAAGAGACATTGATGAATCCATGAGACCAAGGCGACTTAACTGTGGGATGAACTGCATGCTCTCCAGACTTGAAACATCATAGCAGCCTTGTTCCATTCAAATGGTCAAATGGATCTCAGAAGAAACATTTGCAAAGAAGCAATTACTCTTTTCAACATTAGGTGAGAGACCAGAAATGCACGAGAAGTAAGAAACACCTTCTACAAGAATATCAATTGAGTTGCTATCTTCTCTACAAAACATGAGC from Apium graveolens cultivar Ventura chromosome 5, ASM990537v1, whole genome shotgun sequence includes the following:
- the LOC141661926 gene encoding uncharacterized protein LOC141661926, producing MSKSHLPPVSPDVILPAANSDDHVRPSSHVLPPSFTNLVVGSPSASAPADPPDRAADYAVNLSVGPASASAPNSNADSAEPPARGRKLIVLCTYAALLLALAASVLSIQFPFERGIQTNNRSLCLAVVSVVLFFVFMIKMILSFYHHQRADQRGFCAQLVEAFFGMMVVTCSFGVAALNYVTYRFNYGFEVSYGFRVCQLAMALLYTGIAMRNMKA